CCCGCGCGACTGGCGCGAGAAGTACCGCGGCGAGTTCGCCCACGGGTGGGACGCCCAGCGCGAGCGCACCCTGGCCCGCCAGAAGGAGCTCGGCATCCTCCCCGAGGACACCGAGCTCGGTCCGTGGGCTCCGGGCGTTCCGCACTGGGACGAGCTGAGCGACAACCAGCGCCTCGCGGCCGAGCGGCTCATGGAGGTCTACGCCGCCTTCGCCGAGCACACCGACGCCCAGGTCGGCCGCCTCGTCGAGCACCTGCGTGCCACCGGCCAGCTCGACAACACCGTGGTGCTCTACATCCTCGGCGACAACGGCGCCTCGGCCGAGGGCGGTCTCGAGGGCACCCTGAACGAGACGATCCGGCTCAACGGCCTGCCCGACAGCGCCGATCGCATCGTGACGAAGCTCGACACGATCGGCGGACCGGAGGCCTGGGCCCACTACCCCGTGGGCTGGGCGCTGGCCATGGACACGCCGTACCAGTGGAGCAAGCAGGTCGCCTCCCACTACGGCGGCACCCGCAACGGCCTCGTCGTGCACTGGCCCGACGGCATCGCCGCCCGCGGCGAGGTCCGCCACCAGTGGCACCACGTCATCGACGTCGTCCCCACGTTGCTCGAGCTCATCGGCGTGCCGCAGCCGGACAGCGTCAACGGGGTGCCGCAGGACCCGATCGAGGGTGTCTCGTTCGCCTACTCGCTCGACGAGGCCGATGCCGCCGAGCAGCACACCACGCAGTACTTCGAGATGTTCGGCAACCGCGGCGTCTTCCACCACGGCTGGACCGCGGTCACCAAGCACCGCACGCCCTGGGTCACCGGCGCCCAGGTGACGCCGGCCTTCGACGACGACGTGTGGGAGCTCTACGACACCCACACCGACTGGTCGCAGAGCAAAGACCTCGCCGCCACGCACCCCGAGAAGCTCGCCGAGCTGCAGGCGCTCTTCCTCTCCGAGGCGCGCAAGCACCAGGTGCTGCCGCTCGACGACCGGATGGGCGAGCGCCTCAGCTCCTCGCTGCAGGGCCGCCCCGGCCGCCGACCCGGTACGACGCTGCGGCTCGGTCCGCGCGCCGGTCGCCTGCGCGAGACGGTGGCGCCGAGCCTCAAGAACGTGTCCTACCGGATCACCTCGGCGGTCACGACCGCGTCCGGTGACGACGGCGTGATCGTCAAGCAGGGTTGCCGATTCGCCGGCTGGTCGCTGTTCGTGGCCGACGGTCGGGCGCACTTCGCCTACAACTACGTCGGCCTGGAGACCACGCTGCTGCGCGGTGGTGCACTGCCCGCGGGGGACCACGAGATCGCCGTGGTCTTCGACTAC
This DNA window, taken from Nocardioides sp. HDW12B, encodes the following:
- a CDS encoding arylsulfatase: MTDSPEPLDRRHIPAQGRRVPVEPAFDVRDQTEAFPRRERLTPPAGAPNVLLVLVDDMGYGAPSAFGGPCRMPTADRLAEDGLRYSRFHVAALCSPTRAALMTGRNHHSVGMGTVVEMATDVPGYDGLRPASAGTLAQTLGLNGYATGAFGKWHQTPPWEQTAAGPFDHWPTREGFDTFYGFLGGEADQFTPTLVDGLRFVDPPRTEEEGYHLSEDLVDRAIDWVDGVRTFDPEKPWFTYLSFGATHAPFHVPRDWREKYRGEFAHGWDAQRERTLARQKELGILPEDTELGPWAPGVPHWDELSDNQRLAAERLMEVYAAFAEHTDAQVGRLVEHLRATGQLDNTVVLYILGDNGASAEGGLEGTLNETIRLNGLPDSADRIVTKLDTIGGPEAWAHYPVGWALAMDTPYQWSKQVASHYGGTRNGLVVHWPDGIAARGEVRHQWHHVIDVVPTLLELIGVPQPDSVNGVPQDPIEGVSFAYSLDEADAAEQHTTQYFEMFGNRGVFHHGWTAVTKHRTPWVTGAQVTPAFDDDVWELYDTHTDWSQSKDLAATHPEKLAELQALFLSEARKHQVLPLDDRMGERLSSSLQGRPGRRPGTTLRLGPRAGRLRETVAPSLKNVSYRITSAVTTASGDDGVIVKQGCRFAGWSLFVADGRAHFAYNYVGLETTLLRGGALPAGDHEIAVVFDYDGGGLGKGGTFRLLVDDVEVDLTRVERTVPFFFSHDSTLDVGIDRNAPVTTYPRGRGFAFTGAIEHVTISVGDDAVPVPQRDELDAVLVAQ